In the bacterium genome, GCCATCGCCGCCGCCATGATCGGGATGAATCCCTGGGCGGTCTACGCCATCGTGGTGGCGGCCAAGCTGCTCCGCATCATTTTGGCGGTCTGGATCCTTCACCACGGCGGAAGCTTGCTCAAGCGCGCCGCCAAGGTGTATCTGAAGATCCCGGGATGACGGGCTTTAGCCTGTCATCCTGAGCGAAGCGAAGGATCTCATACCCACCAACGAGGTATGGGATTCCTCGTCGCTTCGCTCCTCGGAATGACATTAACGATGCTCCTCAAGCCTTTCCAGCTTATCTCCGAAATGAAGCCGCGCGGCGACCAGCCGGCGGCCATCGCCCAGCTCAGCCGAGGCTTCAAGGGCGGCGCCAAGGAGCAGACCCTGCTCGGCGTCACCGGCTCGGGCAAGACCTTCACCATGGCCCAGGTCATCACCCAGGTCCAGAAGCCGACCTTGGTCATGGCGCCCAACAAGACCTTGGCTGCCCAGCTTTACCGGGAGTTCAAGGACCTCTTCCCGGAGAACGCGGTCGAGTACTTCGTCAGCTACTATGATTATTACCAGCCCGAGGCCTACGTCCCGGCCCAGGATCTCTTCATCGAAAAGGACTCGGCGATCAACGAGGAGATCGACAAGATGCGCCACGCCGCCACCCGGGCCCTGCTCGAGCGCAACGACGTCATCATCGTCGCCTCGGTGAGCTGCATCTACGGCTTGGGCTCGCCCGAAGCCTACCATGGCCTGCTGGTTTTTCTGGAGACCGGCGTCTCGGTCGAGCGCAATGAGGTCTTGCGCGAGCTGATCAAGATCCAATACACCCGCAACGATTTCGACTTCCACCGCGGCACTTTCCGGGTCCGCGGCGACGTCCTGGAGATTTTTCCGGCCCACGAGGAGCAGAAGGCCATCCGGATCGAATTCTTCGGCGACGAGATCGACTCGATCCAGGAAGTCGACCCCCTGACCGGCAAGGTCCTCCAGAAATTGGAAAAGATCGCGATTTATCCCGCCAGCCACTACGTCACCTGGGACGACGCGATGAAGCGGGCGGTGATCAATATCCGGGCCGAGTTAGAGGGGCGCATCCGGCATTTCCACGACAACAACCAGCTGATCGAGGCCCAGCGCATCGAGCAGCGGACCCGCTTCGACCTCGAGATGATGGAGGAGATCGGTTTCTGCAAGGGCATCGAGAACTACAGCCGCCATCTCACCGGCCGCCAGCCGGGCCAGCCGCCGCCGACCCTGATCGATTACTACCCCGACGAATTTTTGCTGATGGTCGACGAGTCCCACATCACCGTTCCCCAAATCTCCGGCATGTACAACGGCGACCGGGCCCGCAAGCAGACCTTGGTCGACTTCGGCTTCCGCCTGCCTTCGGCCTTGGACAATCGCCCGCTGCGCTTCGATGAGTTCATGGATTTGACCGACCAGATCCTCTACGTCTCGGCCACGCCCGGCCCTTACGAAATCCAGCGGACGCCGGGCCAAGTTGCCGAGCAGGTGATCCGGCCGACCGGCTTGCTCGACCCCACCGTCGATGTCCGGCCGGTCAAAGATCAGGTCGACGATTTGGTCGAGGAGATCCGCCAGCGGATGGCCCGCGACGAGCGGGTGCTGGTGACGACATTGACCAAGAAGATGTCGGAGGATTTGACCAAATACTTCGCCGATATCGGGCTCAAGGTGCGCTACCTCCACAGCGACATCGAGACGATCGAGCGGGTCGAGATCATCCGTGACTTGCGGCGGGGCAAATTCGACGTTTTGGTCGGCATCAACCTGCTTCGCGAGGGCTTGGACATGCCCGAGGTCTCGCTGGTCGCCATCCTCGACGCCGACAAGGAGGGTTTCCTCCGCTCCGAGCGCTCCTTCATCCAGACCTTCGGCCGGGCCGCCCGTAACGTCAACGGCCATGTGATCCTTTACGCCGACCAAGTCACCCAATCGATGGCGGTGGCCATCCATGAAACCAAGCGTCGCCGCGAGCTTCAAGCGGCCTATAACCGCGAGCACGGCATTACTCCCCAAACGGTGAAGAAGAGCATCCAGGACATCCTGACCAGCGTCGAGGAGCAGGATTACTTCACGGTGCCCAAAGAGCTGCCGGAGCTCGAGGAAGAGGTCGATCTGGAGTCGATCCCCCGGAAAATCGCCGAGCTGCGAAAAGAGATGAAGGCCGCGGCCGAAAAGCTCGACTTCGAAACCGCCGCCCAGAAGCGCGACCGGATCAAGGAGCTGGAAGGCATCGCGCTGTCGGTTGGGATCAAATCTTAAGTAAGCATCTTTAAGAAGCGACCGGATGCTCCACCAGGGCCGCCGGCTTCTTCCGCTTGGAATAGCTGCTGATCAAGGCCGCCAGGATGGCGGCGAAATAGGGAATGGCCTGGATCACCAGCGAGACCGCCCAGAGCAGGGCCTGACC is a window encoding:
- the uvrB gene encoding excinuclease ABC subunit UvrB, with translation MLLKPFQLISEMKPRGDQPAAIAQLSRGFKGGAKEQTLLGVTGSGKTFTMAQVITQVQKPTLVMAPNKTLAAQLYREFKDLFPENAVEYFVSYYDYYQPEAYVPAQDLFIEKDSAINEEIDKMRHAATRALLERNDVIIVASVSCIYGLGSPEAYHGLLVFLETGVSVERNEVLRELIKIQYTRNDFDFHRGTFRVRGDVLEIFPAHEEQKAIRIEFFGDEIDSIQEVDPLTGKVLQKLEKIAIYPASHYVTWDDAMKRAVINIRAELEGRIRHFHDNNQLIEAQRIEQRTRFDLEMMEEIGFCKGIENYSRHLTGRQPGQPPPTLIDYYPDEFLLMVDESHITVPQISGMYNGDRARKQTLVDFGFRLPSALDNRPLRFDEFMDLTDQILYVSATPGPYEIQRTPGQVAEQVIRPTGLLDPTVDVRPVKDQVDDLVEEIRQRMARDERVLVTTLTKKMSEDLTKYFADIGLKVRYLHSDIETIERVEIIRDLRRGKFDVLVGINLLREGLDMPEVSLVAILDADKEGFLRSERSFIQTFGRAARNVNGHVILYADQVTQSMAVAIHETKRRRELQAAYNREHGITPQTVKKSIQDILTSVEEQDYFTVPKELPELEEEVDLESIPRKIAELRKEMKAAAEKLDFETAAQKRDRIKELEGIALSVGIKS